In one Methylobacterium sp. SyP6R genomic region, the following are encoded:
- a CDS encoding TlyA family RNA methyltransferase produces the protein MTTGERLRADRLLVEAGHFESRARAQAAIEAGLVRADGVVVRRASDLIAKGAAIVAEAPHPYVSRGGLKLAAALDAFAIDPADRTCLDIGASTGGFTDVLLRRGAAFVHAVDVGRFQLHPSLAADPRVAALEATDARSLQPFPEPPSLLVIDVSFISLRLVLPPVIPLLAGDAALVALIKPQFEAGREHVGRGGLVRDEAVQETVCQRIRDLIVSLGFAVRGLIPSPVEGGDGNREFLIGAVRGLGLRGLGSQGLGLQGLVSQGLGR, from the coding sequence ATGACGACGGGCGAGCGGCTGCGGGCCGACCGCCTCCTGGTGGAGGCGGGCCATTTCGAGAGCCGGGCGCGCGCGCAAGCCGCGATCGAAGCCGGACTGGTGCGGGCGGACGGCGTCGTGGTGCGCCGGGCCTCCGACCTGATCGCGAAGGGCGCCGCCATCGTCGCCGAGGCGCCGCACCCTTACGTCTCCCGCGGCGGCCTCAAGCTCGCTGCCGCCCTCGACGCCTTCGCGATCGACCCGGCGGACCGGACCTGCCTCGATATCGGCGCCTCGACCGGCGGCTTCACCGACGTGCTGCTGCGCCGCGGCGCAGCCTTCGTCCATGCCGTCGATGTCGGCCGCTTCCAGCTCCATCCGAGCCTGGCCGCCGATCCCCGCGTCGCGGCGCTCGAGGCGACCGACGCCCGCTCCCTCCAACCCTTCCCCGAGCCGCCCTCCCTTCTGGTGATCGACGTGAGCTTCATCTCCCTGCGGCTGGTCCTGCCGCCCGTGATCCCGCTCCTGGCGGGCGACGCCGCCTTGGTGGCGTTGATCAAGCCGCAATTCGAGGCCGGGCGCGAGCATGTCGGCCGCGGCGGGCTGGTCCGCGACGAGGCGGTGCAGGAGACGGTCTGCCAGCGGATCCGGGACCTCATCGTCTCTCTCGGCTTTGCCGTCCGCGGCCTGATCCCGTCGCCGGTCGAGGGCGGCGACGGCAACCGGGAATTCCTGATCGGCGCGGTGCGGGGGCTCGGCTTGCGGGGATTGGGTTCGCAGGGGCTTGGTTTGCAGGGGCTTGTTTCGCAAGGGCTGGGGCGATGA
- a CDS encoding class I SAM-dependent RNA methyltransferase encodes MSDVAETTYEITRLGLRGDGVTADGVVVPGALPGETVRAEPEEGARPPRARLDAVLTPSVDRIAPFCPYFGTCGGCAIQHLAPAPYAEWKRDLLVGALARAGIEAPVAPLLDAHGTGRRRITLHVRAGEGGPQAGFMAARSHALVAIDHCPITESALHRAPEIARAVSRPLGGGGGKPLDVQVTATAGGLDVDIRGHGPASERARQALVLLAGELDLARLSLHGEVLIIRRPPEIPAGRSRLVPPSGGFLQATAEGEATLARLVVEGVGKAKRVVDLFSGAGAFSLALAEGHTVHAVEGEDGALKALDRAFRETAGLRTITTERRDLFRRPLLAPELDRYDAVVFDPPRAGAEAQSARIAESKVPVVVGVSCDAGSFARDAALLVRGGYRLEAVTPVDQFRHSPHVEIVGVFKRPGKRR; translated from the coding sequence ATGAGCGACGTGGCAGAGACGACCTACGAGATCACCCGCCTCGGCCTGCGCGGCGACGGGGTGACGGCGGACGGCGTGGTGGTGCCGGGCGCTCTGCCGGGCGAGACCGTGCGGGCGGAGCCGGAGGAGGGCGCCCGGCCGCCCCGGGCCCGGCTCGACGCGGTGTTGACGCCCTCGGTCGATCGGATCGCGCCGTTCTGCCCGTATTTCGGCACCTGCGGCGGCTGCGCGATCCAGCATCTCGCACCCGCTCCTTATGCGGAATGGAAGCGCGACCTCTTGGTCGGTGCCCTGGCGCGGGCCGGGATCGAGGCGCCGGTGGCGCCGCTCCTCGATGCCCACGGCACGGGACGCCGCCGCATCACCCTGCATGTACGGGCGGGCGAGGGCGGGCCCCAGGCCGGCTTCATGGCGGCGCGCAGCCACGCACTGGTGGCGATCGACCATTGCCCGATCACGGAATCGGCCCTGCACCGCGCCCCCGAGATCGCCCGGGCGGTCAGCCGTCCCCTCGGCGGAGGCGGCGGAAAGCCCCTCGACGTGCAGGTCACCGCGACCGCCGGGGGCCTCGACGTCGATATCCGCGGCCACGGCCCGGCCTCGGAGCGGGCGCGCCAGGCCCTGGTGCTGCTCGCGGGAGAACTGGACCTCGCCCGGCTCTCCCTCCACGGCGAGGTGCTGATCATCCGCCGTCCGCCGGAGATCCCGGCCGGCCGCTCGCGTCTGGTACCGCCCTCCGGCGGCTTCCTCCAGGCGACGGCGGAGGGCGAGGCGACGCTCGCGCGCCTCGTCGTCGAGGGAGTCGGCAAAGCGAAGCGCGTGGTCGATCTCTTCTCCGGCGCCGGCGCCTTCTCGCTGGCACTCGCGGAAGGCCATACCGTCCACGCCGTCGAGGGCGAGGACGGGGCGCTCAAAGCCCTCGATCGCGCCTTCCGTGAGACCGCGGGCCTTCGCACCATCACCACCGAACGCCGCGACCTCTTCCGCCGCCCGCTGCTGGCGCCGGAGCTCGACCGCTACGACGCCGTGGTGTTCGATCCGCCCCGCGCCGGCGCCGAGGCGCAGAGCGCCCGGATCGCCGAATCGAAGGTGCCGGTGGTGGTCGGCGTCTCCTGCGACGCCGGCAGCTTCGCCCGCGATGCCGCTCTGCTGGTGCGCGGCGGCTACCGGCTGGAGGCGGTGACCCCGGTCGATCAGTTCCGGCACTCGCCGCATGTCGAGATCGTCGGGGTGTTCAAGCGGCCGGGGAAGAGGCGCTGA
- a CDS encoding MGH1-like glycoside hydrolase domain-containing protein produces the protein MPDPAPCLTDTEEGRRLAAVEDEGWHRWGPYLSERQWGTVREDYSAGGTAWDYLPHDQARSRAYRWGEDGIAGWSDDRQLWCLALAVWNGRDPILKERMFGLTNGEGNHGEDVKELWWYLDGTPTHSYMRMLYKYPQAPYPYADLVAENGRRKGKNLPEYEIADTGVFAEGRYHDVTVEYAKAAPDDVLMRVTLVNRGPDDADLHVLPQFWARNTWSWGHESWETTQPRPLLRLTETGAVEATREGSPPLRFTALQPAEFLFCENETNTRRLFGTPGPAHPKDAVNDRIVEGRHDAVNPLAEGTKCAAWSRVTVPAGGVVSLRFRLCPAANPDERDPAAFDAVMARRLAEADAFYGALQRDIADPDARLVQRQALAGMLWSKQFYHFDVRRWLTGDPAQPAPPEGRRHGRDSDWTHLNNADIVSMPDKWEYPWYAAWDLAFHCVTFALIDPAFAKGQLILLTREWYMHPNGQLPAYEWAFGDVNPPVHAWAALRVYRIDQAMTGKPDRAFLERVFHKLMLNFTWWVNRKDAGDRNVFQGGFLGLDNIGIFDRSAKLPTGGTLDQADGTAWMATYSLNLMRIALELAVEDPVYEDIATKFFEHFLTIAEAMTHVGGTGTGLWDETDEFYYDVLRLPDGRQVPLRVRSLVGLIPLCAVEVLDENFSERFPAFARRARWILAHRPDLADQVSRWEQPGRGNRVLLSLLRRHRMKALLRRMLDETEFLSPHGVRSVSKAHAAAPFRFPWDGQTFAVDYEPAESTTAVFGGNSNWRGPVWLPINFLLVEALTEFGRFYGPDFKVECPAGSGHYLTLPQIADELSARLTRLVLRGPGGRRPVLGDNPLFQDDPHFRDHIPFHEYFHGDTGAGLGAAHQTGWTGLLALLLQPRRDVAGGQVPAAPEG, from the coding sequence ATGCCCGATCCCGCCCCCTGCCTCACCGATACCGAGGAGGGCCGCCGCCTCGCCGCCGTCGAGGACGAGGGCTGGCACCGCTGGGGGCCGTACCTGAGCGAGCGCCAATGGGGCACGGTGCGGGAGGATTACAGCGCCGGCGGCACCGCCTGGGACTACCTGCCCCACGACCAGGCCCGCTCGCGCGCCTATCGCTGGGGCGAGGACGGCATCGCGGGCTGGAGCGACGACCGCCAGCTCTGGTGCCTCGCACTTGCCGTGTGGAACGGCCGCGACCCGATCTTGAAGGAGCGGATGTTCGGCCTTACCAACGGCGAAGGCAATCACGGCGAAGACGTCAAGGAACTGTGGTGGTACCTCGACGGAACTCCGACGCATTCGTACATGCGGATGCTCTACAAGTACCCGCAGGCGCCCTACCCTTACGCCGACCTCGTGGCCGAGAACGGACGACGCAAGGGAAAAAACCTCCCGGAATACGAGATCGCCGATACGGGTGTGTTCGCGGAGGGGCGGTACCACGACGTGACGGTGGAATACGCCAAGGCCGCCCCCGACGACGTGCTGATGCGGGTCACCCTCGTCAATCGCGGGCCGGACGACGCGGATCTCCACGTCCTGCCGCAGTTCTGGGCCCGCAACACCTGGTCCTGGGGCCATGAATCCTGGGAGACGACGCAACCCCGCCCGCTCCTGCGCCTGACCGAGACCGGCGCCGTCGAGGCGACGCGCGAGGGCTCGCCGCCCTTGCGCTTCACGGCCTTGCAGCCGGCCGAGTTCCTGTTCTGCGAAAACGAGACCAACACGCGGCGGCTGTTCGGCACGCCCGGCCCCGCCCACCCGAAGGACGCGGTCAACGACCGCATCGTCGAGGGCCGGCACGACGCGGTGAACCCGCTGGCCGAGGGCACCAAATGCGCCGCCTGGAGCCGCGTCACCGTACCGGCCGGCGGCGTCGTGAGTTTACGCTTCCGCCTGTGCCCCGCGGCGAACCCGGACGAGCGCGACCCGGCCGCCTTCGACGCCGTGATGGCGCGCCGCCTCGCCGAGGCCGACGCCTTCTACGGCGCGCTCCAGCGCGACATCGCCGACCCGGATGCGCGCCTCGTCCAGCGCCAGGCCCTCGCCGGCATGCTGTGGTCGAAGCAGTTCTACCATTTCGACGTCCGGCGCTGGCTTACCGGCGATCCGGCCCAGCCGGCCCCGCCGGAAGGCCGCCGCCACGGCCGCGACAGCGATTGGACCCATCTCAACAACGCCGACATCGTCTCGATGCCGGACAAGTGGGAATATCCCTGGTACGCGGCCTGGGACCTCGCCTTCCACTGCGTGACCTTCGCGCTGATCGATCCGGCCTTCGCCAAGGGCCAGCTGATCCTGCTGACCCGCGAATGGTACATGCACCCGAACGGGCAGTTGCCGGCCTATGAATGGGCCTTCGGCGACGTGAACCCGCCGGTCCATGCCTGGGCGGCGCTCCGCGTCTACCGCATCGACCAGGCGATGACCGGCAAGCCCGACCGCGCCTTCCTGGAGCGGGTCTTCCACAAGCTGATGCTGAACTTCACCTGGTGGGTGAACCGCAAGGATGCCGGCGACCGCAACGTCTTCCAGGGCGGTTTCCTCGGGCTCGACAATATCGGCATCTTCGACCGCTCGGCCAAGCTGCCCACCGGCGGCACCCTCGACCAGGCCGACGGCACCGCCTGGATGGCGACGTACAGCCTCAACCTGATGCGCATCGCGCTGGAGCTGGCGGTCGAGGATCCGGTGTACGAGGACATCGCCACCAAGTTCTTCGAGCACTTCCTGACCATCGCCGAGGCGATGACCCATGTCGGCGGCACCGGCACCGGTTTGTGGGACGAGACCGACGAGTTCTACTACGACGTCTTGCGCCTGCCCGACGGCCGCCAGGTGCCGTTGCGGGTGCGCTCGCTGGTCGGCCTGATCCCGCTCTGCGCCGTCGAGGTGCTGGACGAGAACTTTTCGGAGCGCTTCCCGGCCTTCGCCCGCCGGGCCCGCTGGATCCTGGCCCACCGCCCCGACCTCGCCGATCAGGTCTCGCGCTGGGAGCAGCCGGGCCGCGGCAACCGGGTGCTGCTCTCGCTGCTGCGCCGCCACCGGATGAAGGCGCTCCTGCGCCGGATGCTCGACGAGACCGAGTTCCTGTCCCCCCACGGCGTCCGCTCGGTCTCGAAGGCGCATGCGGCGGCGCCGTTCCGCTTCCCATGGGACGGCCAGACCTTCGCGGTCGATTACGAGCCGGCGGAATCGACCACGGCCGTCTTCGGCGGCAACTCGAACTGGCGCGGGCCGGTCTGGCTGCCGATCAACTTTCTGCTGGTCGAGGCGCTCACCGAATTCGGCCGCTTCTACGGCCCCGACTTCAAGGTCGAGTGCCCGGCGGGCTCGGGCCATTACCTCACCCTGCCGCAGATCGCCGACGAGCTGTCCGCCCGCCTCACCCGCCTGGTTTTGCGCGGCCCCGGCGGACGCCGCCCGGTGCTGGGCGACAACCCGCTGTTCCAGGACGATCCGCATTTTCGCGACCACATCCCGTTCCACGAATACTTCCACGGCGATACCGGCGCGGGCCTGGGGGCTGCGCACCAGACCGGGTGGACGGGCTTGCTGGCGCTGCTGCTCCAGCCGCGGCGGGACGTGGCGGGCGGGCAGGTGCCGGCGGCGCCGGAGGGCTGA
- a CDS encoding DUF2254 family protein has protein sequence MKAITSIPVRFVSAIKRSFRQFLSLPLATVIGFAGLSVLVYLADRSWSGGQAPHGFRWLGELMGDRAALGSLLATVASSIVTVTSITFSLLLLAVQQGAAALTAQVTDQFMARKVNQFYFGYFVGLSVFVLMTLVTNTDYHRPVFAAALSLLLTALALCLIIVMIYNTIDQMRPEQIIQFIHDKVLGARGEDLKLLAATRRARCHGWFDVALVRSCEKGYVVGLDLARIENALERHARGNVEIEILITLGTYRAVQDPLFQVRTRPGVTLSEDAQNSIVDEVLAAFAYDDGRDLKNNTAYGLHQLSTIAWTSVSTSKSNPNPGLTVIEALRDIISQWSRGEVEMRDDAGSCIVYDDAAPIIATDALEAVIVVASESIQSQTLTEAVRTLAILLRHVETPTAGRLADVAHRALSSLGEHVLTRQLDIALRDLTDALRERGFVTIADAVREASAELAASLGKLNSRSTRVPGTTS, from the coding sequence ATGAAGGCGATCACGTCGATCCCTGTCCGCTTCGTCAGCGCGATCAAGCGGTCGTTCCGGCAGTTCCTGAGCCTGCCGCTCGCGACCGTGATCGGCTTCGCGGGCTTGAGCGTCCTGGTCTACCTCGCGGACAGATCCTGGTCCGGCGGCCAGGCACCTCACGGCTTTCGCTGGCTCGGGGAACTGATGGGGGACCGGGCAGCCCTCGGAAGCCTGCTCGCGACCGTGGCATCGAGCATCGTCACGGTCACCTCCATCACCTTCTCGCTCCTGCTTCTCGCCGTGCAGCAAGGTGCCGCAGCCTTGACCGCACAGGTCACCGACCAGTTCATGGCCCGCAAGGTCAATCAATTCTACTTCGGCTATTTCGTCGGCCTGTCGGTTTTCGTACTGATGACCCTCGTCACGAACACTGATTATCATCGTCCCGTGTTTGCCGCAGCCCTCAGCCTGCTGCTCACCGCTCTGGCACTGTGCCTGATCATCGTGATGATCTACAACACCATCGATCAGATGCGACCCGAGCAGATCATCCAGTTCATTCACGACAAGGTGCTGGGCGCGCGAGGCGAGGACCTCAAGCTGCTTGCGGCAACCCGACGGGCGAGGTGCCACGGCTGGTTCGACGTCGCGCTCGTCCGCTCCTGCGAGAAGGGCTACGTCGTCGGCCTCGACCTCGCTCGGATCGAGAACGCTCTGGAGCGGCATGCGCGAGGCAACGTCGAGATCGAGATCCTGATCACGCTCGGGACGTATCGGGCCGTCCAGGACCCGCTGTTCCAGGTCCGAACCAGACCCGGCGTCACCTTGAGCGAGGATGCGCAAAACAGCATCGTCGACGAGGTCCTGGCCGCCTTCGCCTACGACGACGGCCGTGATCTGAAAAACAACACCGCCTACGGCTTGCACCAGCTCTCGACCATAGCGTGGACTTCGGTATCGACGTCGAAATCGAACCCCAATCCAGGTCTCACGGTGATCGAAGCCCTGCGAGACATCATCTCACAATGGAGCCGGGGCGAGGTCGAGATGCGGGACGATGCCGGCTCCTGTATCGTCTACGACGATGCGGCCCCGATCATCGCAACCGACGCGCTCGAAGCCGTGATCGTGGTCGCATCGGAATCGATTCAATCGCAGACGCTGACGGAAGCCGTCAGGACGCTCGCCATCCTCCTGCGCCACGTCGAAACGCCGACGGCCGGGCGGCTGGCCGATGTGGCCCATCGCGCGCTGTCGAGCCTCGGCGAGCACGTCCTCACCCGCCAGCTCGACATCGCACTCCGCGACCTGACGGACGCCCTGCGGGAACGGGGCTTCGTCACCATCGCGGATGCCGTCCGCGAGGCGTCGGCCGAACTCGCGGCCAGCCTGGGCAAGCTGAACTCGCGCTCGACCCGGGTCCCCGGAACGACATCGTAG
- a CDS encoding superoxide dismutase family protein produces the protein MRHTVLASALVLGVTAPAFAQDKPAQDKPAQDKPAAPTTYNAPIVNNKGETIGKIDLRDGANTLVMRVTIQTGGLPPGWHGIHFHAVGSCADTDKFQESKAHVNHDNAKHGLLNPEGPDEGDLPNVYANADGSVNAEVSSDTPLTGEGGLKDNDGSALIIHANEDDHTTQPIGNAGARIACAVIK, from the coding sequence ATGAGACATACCGTGCTCGCGAGCGCCCTGGTTCTCGGCGTGACCGCCCCGGCCTTCGCCCAGGACAAACCTGCTCAGGACAAACCTGCTCAGGACAAGCCCGCTGCGCCGACGACCTACAATGCGCCGATCGTCAACAACAAGGGCGAGACGATCGGCAAGATCGACCTCAGGGACGGCGCCAACACCCTGGTGATGCGGGTGACGATCCAGACCGGCGGCCTGCCGCCCGGCTGGCACGGCATCCACTTCCATGCGGTCGGCAGCTGCGCCGACACCGACAAGTTCCAGGAGTCGAAGGCGCACGTCAATCACGACAACGCCAAGCACGGCCTGCTGAATCCGGAGGGACCGGACGAGGGCGACCTGCCGAACGTCTACGCCAATGCCGATGGCTCGGTGAATGCCGAGGTGTCGAGCGACACCCCGCTCACCGGCGAAGGCGGCCTGAAGGACAATGACGGCTCGGCGCTGATCATCCACGCCAACGAGGACGACCATACCACGCAGCCGATCGGCAATGCCGGCGCCCGCATCGCCTGCGCGGTCATCAAGTAG
- a CDS encoding amylo-alpha-1,6-glucosidase produces MDDTREWLEADGLGGFASGPVMGPRTRRYHALLLTATTPPTGRMVLVNGIEAEVAIAGGTVPLSTQAYAPDVIHPDGWRHVADFTPRPWPSWTYRLADGGTLRHEVLVEPDSGETLLRWQRLTGTGPCTLTVRPLLSGRDYHALHHENPAFAFAAAVQGGNVCWRPYPGLPAIGALTNGTYAHEPDWYRNFLYAAEAARGLDDIEDLASPGRFTFDLAAGPAVMILRSGDGLSVRAAAHAERLMAGERARREALSPLALAAGAYLVDRSGGRTLVAGFPWFTDWGRDTFIALRGLLVATGALAQARAILLAWAGAVNEGMMPNRFPDRGAVPEYNAVDASLWYVVAVHEVLAAHAAAGRPVPEAEAARLAEACMAILDGYAAGTRYGIEADADGLLRAGVPGVQLTWMDAKVDDWVVTPRIGKPVEVQALWINALRIGSARWSPRWRDLEQRASASFARFLAPSGALHDVVDADHVPGAVDSKVRPNQILAVGGLPFPLLTGAAARAVVDAVEARLLTPLGLRSLDPADPDYRGTYAGDQRARDGAYHQGTVWPWLIGPFVDAWLGVRGRSQPAKAEARARFLPPLEAHLQEAGLGHVSEIADGDPPHRPGGCPFQAWSLGELIRVRRMLDLDPV; encoded by the coding sequence TTGGACGACACGCGCGAATGGCTCGAGGCCGACGGGCTCGGGGGCTTCGCCTCCGGCCCGGTCATGGGCCCGCGTACCCGGCGCTACCACGCGCTGCTTCTGACCGCGACGACCCCGCCGACGGGCCGCATGGTCCTGGTCAACGGGATCGAGGCGGAGGTCGCCATCGCGGGCGGGACCGTCCCGCTCTCGACGCAAGCCTATGCGCCGGACGTGATCCACCCGGACGGCTGGCGCCACGTCGCCGATTTCACGCCCCGTCCCTGGCCGTCCTGGACGTATCGCCTGGCCGACGGCGGCACGCTCCGGCACGAAGTGCTGGTCGAGCCCGATTCAGGCGAAACGCTGCTGCGCTGGCAGCGCCTGACCGGCACCGGCCCCTGCACCTTGACTGTTCGCCCGCTCCTGTCGGGCCGCGACTACCACGCCCTCCACCACGAAAACCCGGCCTTCGCCTTCGCCGCCGCCGTGCAGGGCGGCAACGTCTGCTGGCGGCCCTATCCCGGCCTGCCGGCCATCGGGGCGCTCACCAACGGGACTTACGCCCACGAGCCGGACTGGTACCGGAATTTCCTCTACGCGGCGGAGGCGGCCCGCGGCCTCGACGACATCGAGGATCTGGCCAGCCCCGGTCGCTTCACCTTCGACCTCGCCGCCGGTCCGGCCGTGATGATCCTGCGCAGCGGCGACGGCCTGTCCGTTCGCGCGGCGGCGCATGCCGAGCGCCTGATGGCGGGTGAGCGGGCGCGGCGCGAAGCCCTGTCGCCGCTGGCGCTGGCGGCCGGTGCCTACCTGGTCGACCGCTCGGGCGGGCGCACCCTGGTGGCGGGCTTCCCGTGGTTCACCGATTGGGGCCGGGATACCTTCATCGCGTTGCGCGGCCTCCTCGTCGCCACCGGCGCGCTGGCACAGGCCCGCGCGATTCTTCTCGCCTGGGCCGGCGCGGTGAACGAGGGCATGATGCCGAACCGCTTCCCCGACCGAGGCGCGGTGCCCGAGTACAACGCCGTCGACGCCTCGCTCTGGTACGTGGTCGCGGTCCACGAGGTGCTCGCCGCCCACGCCGCTGCGGGTCGCCCGGTCCCGGAGGCGGAAGCCGCGCGCCTCGCCGAGGCCTGCATGGCGATCCTCGACGGCTACGCCGCCGGCACCCGCTACGGGATCGAGGCCGATGCGGATGGGTTGCTGCGGGCCGGCGTGCCGGGCGTGCAGCTGACCTGGATGGATGCCAAGGTCGACGACTGGGTCGTCACGCCCCGCATCGGCAAGCCGGTCGAGGTCCAGGCCCTGTGGATCAACGCGCTCAGAATCGGCTCCGCCCGCTGGTCGCCGCGCTGGCGCGACCTGGAGCAGCGCGCTTCGGCGAGCTTCGCGCGCTTCCTCGCCCCATCGGGCGCCCTTCACGACGTGGTCGATGCCGACCATGTCCCGGGCGCGGTGGATTCCAAGGTCCGGCCGAACCAGATCCTGGCGGTCGGCGGCCTGCCCTTCCCGCTCCTCACCGGCGCCGCGGCGCGGGCGGTGGTCGACGCGGTCGAGGCCCGCCTCCTCACGCCTCTGGGCCTGCGCTCCCTCGATCCCGCCGATCCGGACTATCGCGGCACCTATGCGGGCGATCAAAGGGCGCGGGACGGCGCCTATCACCAGGGCACGGTCTGGCCGTGGCTGATCGGCCCCTTTGTCGATGCCTGGCTCGGCGTGCGGGGCCGTTCCCAGCCGGCGAAGGCCGAAGCGCGGGCGCGCTTCCTGCCGCCGCTTGAGGCCCATCTCCAGGAAGCGGGCCTCGGCCACGTCTCGGAGATCGCCGACGGCGATCCGCCCCATCGGCCCGGCGGCTGCCCGTTCCAGGCCTGGTCCCTCGGCGAGCTGATCCGTGTGCGGCGGATGCTCGACCTCGATCCGGTGTGA
- the dxs gene encoding 1-deoxy-D-xylulose-5-phosphate synthase, with amino-acid sequence MAPVSPLNLPLLDRVRIPADLRQLPESDLTQLAAELRAETIDAVSVTGGHLGAGLGVIELTVALHYVFNTPDDRIIWDVGHQAYPHKILTGRRDRIRTLRQGGGLSGFTKRSESPYDPFGAAHSSTSISAGLGMAIGRDLSDAAARARGETPPRRNVVAVIGDGSISAGMAYEAMNNAGALKSRLIVILNDNDMSIAPPVGAMSSYLAKLVSGDTYRSLRDTAKQFGRLLPKALYDTAARAEEYARGMLAGGGTMFEELGFHYVGPIDGHNLDHLLPVLKNVRDAPDGPVLVHVVTQKGKGYAPAEAAADRGHAVVKFDVVSGKQTKAKPNAPAYTRVFGESLIKAADIDDKVVAITAAMPSGTGVDLFAKVHPERTFDVGIAEQHAVTFAGGLATEGFKPFCAIYSTFLQRGYDQLVHDVALQNLPVRFALDRAGLVGADGATHAGAFDLAYLCCLPNMTVMAAADEAELVHMVATAHAHDTGPIAFRYPRGEGVGVELPEKGEVLEIGKGRVIRRPEGARVALLSLGTRLAEALKAAERLEAAGIAVTVADARFAKPLDEALILDLASSHEVLVTLEEGSVGGFGAMVLHLLSSRGALDDGKVRVRTLTLPDSYQDHDSPERMYAEAGLDAASIVKVVEATLPARSEPKVASNVVSVARRQR; translated from the coding sequence ATGGCTCCGGTGTCACCGCTCAACCTTCCCCTCCTCGACCGCGTCCGCATTCCTGCGGACCTGCGCCAGCTGCCCGAGAGCGACCTGACGCAGCTCGCCGCCGAGCTGCGCGCCGAGACCATCGATGCCGTCTCGGTCACCGGCGGCCATCTCGGCGCGGGCCTCGGCGTCATCGAGCTCACCGTCGCCCTCCACTACGTCTTCAACACCCCCGACGACCGCATCATCTGGGATGTCGGCCACCAGGCCTATCCCCACAAGATCCTCACCGGCCGCCGCGACCGCATCCGCACGCTGCGCCAGGGCGGCGGCCTGTCGGGCTTCACCAAGCGCTCCGAGAGCCCCTACGATCCCTTCGGCGCGGCGCACTCCTCCACCTCGATCTCCGCCGGCTTGGGCATGGCGATCGGCCGCGACCTCTCGGACGCCGCGGCACGAGCCCGCGGCGAGACGCCGCCGCGCCGCAACGTGGTGGCGGTGATCGGCGACGGCTCGATCTCGGCCGGCATGGCCTACGAGGCGATGAACAATGCCGGCGCGCTGAAGTCCCGCCTGATCGTCATCCTCAACGACAACGACATGTCGATCGCGCCCCCCGTCGGCGCGATGTCGTCCTACCTCGCCAAGCTCGTCTCGGGCGACACCTACCGCTCGCTCCGCGACACCGCCAAGCAGTTCGGCCGCCTGCTGCCGAAGGCCCTCTACGACACCGCCGCCCGCGCCGAGGAATATGCCCGCGGCATGCTCGCCGGCGGCGGCACGATGTTCGAGGAGCTCGGCTTCCACTATGTCGGGCCGATCGACGGCCACAACCTCGACCACCTGCTCCCCGTGCTCAAGAACGTGCGCGACGCGCCGGACGGCCCGGTGCTGGTCCACGTCGTGACCCAGAAGGGCAAGGGCTACGCACCCGCCGAGGCCGCCGCCGATCGCGGCCACGCGGTGGTGAAGTTCGACGTGGTGTCGGGCAAGCAGACCAAGGCCAAGCCCAACGCGCCGGCCTATACGCGGGTGTTCGGCGAGAGCCTGATCAAGGCGGCCGACATCGACGACAAGGTGGTGGCGATCACCGCCGCGATGCCGTCGGGCACCGGCGTCGACCTGTTCGCCAAGGTGCATCCGGAGCGGACCTTCGACGTCGGCATCGCCGAGCAGCACGCGGTGACCTTCGCGGGCGGCCTGGCGACGGAGGGGTTCAAGCCGTTCTGCGCGATCTACTCGACCTTCCTGCAGCGCGGCTACGACCAGCTCGTCCACGACGTGGCGTTGCAGAACCTGCCGGTGCGCTTCGCCCTCGACCGGGCCGGCCTGGTGGGGGCGGACGGGGCGACCCATGCCGGCGCCTTCGACCTGGCGTATCTCTGTTGCCTGCCGAACATGACGGTGATGGCGGCGGCCGACGAGGCCGAGCTGGTGCACATGGTGGCGACCGCGCACGCGCATGATACGGGGCCGATCGCGTTCCGCTATCCGCGCGGCGAGGGCGTCGGCGTCGAGCTTCCCGAGAAGGGCGAGGTCCTGGAGATCGGCAAGGGCCGGGTGATCCGCCGTCCCGAGGGCGCGCGGGTGGCCCTGCTGAGCCTCGGCACGCGTCTGGCGGAGGCGCTGAAGGCGGCCGAACGCCTGGAGGCGGCCGGCATCGCCGTGACGGTGGCGGATGCGCGGTTTGCCAAGCCGCTCGACGAGGCGCTGATCCTGGATCTGGCATCGAGCCACGAGGTTCTGGTGACGCTGGAGGAGGGGTCTGTCGGCGGGTTCGGTGCGATGGTGCTGCACCTCTTGTCGTCGCGCGGGGCGCTCGACGACGGCAAGGTGCGGGTGCGGACGCTGACCTTGCCGGACAGCTACCAGGACCACGACTCGCCGGAGCGGATGTATGCCGAGGCCGGGCTCGATGCGGCCTCGATCGTCAAGGTCGTCGAGGCCACGCTGCCGGCCCGTTCGGAACCCAAGGTCGCGAGCAACGTCGTGAGCGTCGCCCGGCGCCAGCGCTGA